One window of Campylobacter avium LMG 24591 genomic DNA carries:
- the tssK gene encoding type VI secretion system baseplate subunit TssK: MFKEYIHWSDGLFLQPHHFQQMQNSIFDNSRALFRLCNFYHYGFIDCEIKEELLDDLRIGLRKFSAIMPNGVELSMPGNAVLKNCDIDVDSCLDKDNFLLYLALPVYSENEPNLNSKIEQNKLYSTKEYIVNDENTGNNEISLLKRVYNVKLSTDNKDENYIYLPVCRLFWISRNVNSPRIGIDKRYCPPFFVISSDCVLKEYLLELLHLIRKKINHIKEDLRSFGYSTERIIGDNLFNTMQLRLLNSYEPYISSTLQTDKISPFEMYLKLRSFLGELCALFPLSNKDEVLEYDHNNLMEVFSDLFTNIRSVLSMGGYLDYIQYDFTLNDDHYTSVFKLDDVKNSNEFYICINTSSNVDAVKLAVEQGDNFKLLAKSELENRTRGVKLKELRNPPRYLPAVRDGLFFKIIPNQAWDNICKEACAVIDLLPEMFADFKASLFFVYNKEEE, translated from the coding sequence ATGTTTAAAGAATACATACATTGGTCTGATGGGCTTTTTTTACAGCCGCATCATTTTCAACAAATGCAAAATTCTATCTTTGATAATAGCAGGGCTTTATTTAGACTTTGTAATTTTTATCATTATGGTTTTATAGACTGTGAGATAAAAGAGGAGCTTTTAGATGACCTTCGTATAGGACTTAGGAAATTTTCTGCCATTATGCCTAATGGAGTAGAGCTTTCTATGCCGGGTAATGCTGTGTTAAAAAACTGCGATATAGATGTAGATTCCTGCTTAGATAAGGATAATTTTTTACTTTATTTAGCTTTGCCTGTGTATAGCGAAAATGAGCCAAATTTAAATTCTAAGATAGAACAAAACAAATTATACAGCACTAAAGAATATATAGTAAATGATGAAAATACAGGCAATAATGAAATTTCACTTCTAAAAAGAGTTTATAATGTCAAGTTAAGCACAGATAATAAAGATGAAAACTATATATATTTACCTGTTTGTAGGCTTTTTTGGATTTCAAGAAATGTAAATTCGCCTAGGATAGGCATAGATAAGAGGTATTGTCCTCCTTTTTTTGTGATAAGTAGCGACTGTGTTTTAAAAGAGTATTTACTGGAGCTATTACACCTAATAAGAAAAAAGATCAATCACATCAAAGAGGATTTAAGAAGTTTTGGATATAGCACAGAAAGGATTATTGGGGATAATCTTTTTAACACAATGCAGCTTAGATTATTAAATTCCTACGAGCCTTACATATCATCTACGCTTCAAACGGATAAGATAAGCCCTTTTGAAATGTATTTAAAACTAAGATCTTTTTTGGGCGAGCTTTGTGCTTTATTTCCATTGTCAAACAAAGACGAGGTTTTAGAATATGATCACAACAACTTAATGGAAGTTTTTTCTGATTTATTTACCAATATAAGATCGGTGCTGTCTATGGGAGGGTATTTAGACTATATACAATATGACTTTACATTAAATGATGATCACTATACAAGTGTTTTTAAGCTAGATGATGTAAAAAATTCAAATGAATTTTATATCTGTATAAATACTAGTTCCAATGTAGATGCGGTTAAGTTGGCGGTAGAGCAGGGGGATAATTTTAAATTACTAGCAAAAAGTGAGCTTGAAAATAGAACTAGAGGAGTTAAGTTAAAAGAGCTAAGAAACCCACCTAGATATTTACCCGCTGTAAGAGATGGTTTGTTTTTTAAGATAATACCAAATCAAGCTTGGGATAATATTTGTAAAGAAGCTTGTGCTGTGATAGATTTGCTACCTGAAATGTTTGCTGATTTTAAGGCTTCTTTATTTTTTGTTTACAATAAGGAAGAGGAATAA
- a CDS encoding DotU family type IV/VI secretion system protein — translation MQTNRLEELIRPLILYMCDIYSFKLKHTEPNEDMIINDINIMLNQIKDKCYSNPMLAQEFSYIEKALVFFIDYTIKEGDFSFSKTWKNLSRKYNELSGDDKFFDILDETLEDPMGNDRVELLYIFMGLGFNGVYKNDLKKIDKKMKQCLGRLSEKLDINKTKISDIKYDELTEKKPKYSKNKILLFSYIAAFVAFFISLSLNYYVFDENIAYIMQSIDEAVDAVNASYNASSSSSLE, via the coding sequence ATGCAAACAAACAGGCTAGAAGAACTTATAAGACCTTTGATATTATACATGTGTGATATATATTCTTTCAAGTTAAAGCACACAGAACCAAATGAAGATATGATAATAAATGATATAAATATAATGCTAAATCAAATAAAAGATAAATGCTATAGCAACCCTATGCTAGCACAAGAATTTTCATACATAGAAAAGGCTTTGGTGTTTTTTATAGATTATACCATTAAGGAGGGCGATTTTTCCTTTTCAAAAACTTGGAAAAATCTTAGTAGAAAATACAACGAGCTTTCGGGTGATGATAAATTCTTTGATATTTTAGATGAAACCTTAGAAGATCCTATGGGAAATGACAGAGTGGAGCTTTTATATATTTTCATGGGGCTTGGTTTTAACGGTGTTTATAAAAACGATCTTAAAAAAATAGATAAAAAAATGAAACAGTGCTTAGGCAGACTTTCTGAAAAACTTGATATAAATAAGACTAAGATAAGCGATATAAAATACGATGAGCTTACAGAAAAAAAACCAAAATATAGCAAAAACAAAATTTTACTTTTTTCTTACATAGCTGCTTTTGTGGCATTTTTTATATCCTTGTCTTTGAATTACTATGTTTTTGATGAAAATATAGCCTATATTATGCAAAGTATAGATGAGGCAGTAGATGCTGTAAACGCAAGCTACAATGCCTCCTCATCAAGCTCTTTAGAATAA
- a CDS encoding type VI secretion protein IcmF/TssM N-terminal domain-containing protein, translating into MSVTNIIFIVFIVICCLVLFAFLLPRFMKLKSSISKMKESKKIKNELAIWKRIAHLARGGKDSDDIKKKMSKDELEIIRTSFELCKEKLKDNFKGLYDNPWFMILGEPSSGKSTLIASSSQDMVSTQDDEVGKNGSRKPPFIKFWLNNNAVVADVSGRVFFDTWFDGSSSQWYGIINTLKKKHKKEPLSALIITIPADSLFVDDENLSRKKANIIKNETNRLLNGLGMSLPCYVLVTKMDVISGFREYFSNVSDEIKSTELGYKSKDHFYDEMEFSNFWQDFIHKLRLGRNGLLLRHDITKDEFNRLDEASKIYMFAENVNELSTNLEIYFEIIFSDKKSSLNSSLLFEGLYFTSAKDGGYSLNKHFAKLHNKSIDEAPVSEELMQRQGFFIDRLFKYQIFKDLKLATFTPKELLRRNIPHFISLFIVVFFSLSWLGAILFNQDSIKDSIGNNPHYYRELADLFSLKDIDNSVLIGLGHEADGVYYGAEVMPHDSLLSREGFYLSSLRDSEAKWTAPFGFKFASFLKFNSSNIAWEKRSFLFNSVYKKMVLIPLVETLEKHFTRSALEPFSLKKREALKALLNLSSAKSCEQFKEAGAMLAFILPELNKDILLYMSPSNMHFCFDDEKFTESLILSSSYINGVRAGVNSMINAWLDGSIYPDSFYKQVTTLIYSSLELNNLINELNSMDISNFSKNNLQSNADYFTSIYERENLHSNLLKQSINFIDLKLENTEFISKNANIGGRFNFLFLASISYEDFMKLHKEDFDFLRSYAKNYSRGTEYSISNIYLEESNRNSLMVVDENYSSLQTFNVGVIAPIFENTEPDEQKAKTPLYVVVSELFELAYNPAITIVDVNDNLLLLLENYQEKVVKNLDKLKEYEKKYENDKMLSALISRLKIMHSQTAQYSEAKWAETMLSSYPKTTIEMMDLVAKEDDNISIFNKSIYFDLNYKKEYSPRVAQKYIKTFWEITHKIFKDDLSLDFSNALGDFKSIYDVMNSYSVAFIRYWASYADSLSPSFKDYNEFYTFISKAKANDINAELYNIYSNTYKILQETKSNSLPRQLLVESENALRNLEEKMAKLSPSFSELCDSFIKAWLSLSSSAIEANKIFSIIGTKDFALKYAGIGNNIPWWYKLFKSGENLMRKDSWIHGMQDAKSLQDKFKNFPIYKDGDANASLSPSELISLRDTLLNIVGDSDENQSIKAPSSVNLVFKNEKQISNWAKNALSIINSISLNAVPLEYKLFILDNETQVKLAKSTAYNAALAKFRFIDLNITDINFKSPRLSTAAASKTTQILHSGNSFLGSFIFNFYEYSNSLEAQSFVRIDGKYSVLSMYLDDMLIKDENNDRVFYVALKVKDDINNEYIYYMGLEFNRKILDKDKWPNQYNWPSFY; encoded by the coding sequence ATGAGTGTTACGAATATTATTTTTATTGTTTTTATTGTAATATGTTGTTTAGTTTTATTTGCGTTTTTGCTGCCAAGATTTATGAAGTTAAAATCCTCTATCTCCAAGATGAAAGAAAGCAAAAAGATAAAAAATGAGCTTGCTATTTGGAAAAGGATAGCACATTTAGCAAGAGGTGGCAAGGATAGCGATGATATAAAAAAGAAGATGTCAAAAGATGAGCTTGAGATTATTAGAACTTCTTTTGAGCTTTGCAAAGAAAAACTAAAGGATAATTTTAAAGGCTTATATGATAATCCTTGGTTTATGATTTTAGGCGAGCCCTCATCTGGTAAATCCACCCTGATAGCTAGCTCAAGTCAGGATATGGTTAGCACTCAAGATGATGAAGTTGGAAAAAATGGTAGTAGAAAGCCTCCTTTTATAAAATTTTGGCTAAACAATAATGCAGTAGTAGCTGATGTTAGTGGTAGGGTGTTTTTTGATACCTGGTTTGATGGAAGTAGTTCGCAGTGGTATGGCATCATAAATACCTTAAAAAAGAAGCATAAAAAAGAGCCTTTATCTGCTTTAATAATCACAATTCCTGCAGATTCTTTATTTGTAGATGATGAAAATTTAAGCAGAAAAAAGGCTAATATTATAAAAAATGAAACAAATCGTTTGTTAAATGGCCTTGGAATGTCCTTGCCTTGCTATGTGCTTGTAACAAAAATGGACGTTATATCAGGCTTTAGAGAGTATTTTTCAAATGTAAGCGATGAGATTAAAAGCACGGAATTAGGATATAAAAGCAAAGATCATTTTTATGATGAGATGGAATTTTCTAATTTCTGGCAGGATTTTATACATAAATTAAGACTTGGCAGAAACGGTTTATTGCTAAGACACGATATCACAAAAGATGAATTTAATAGACTTGATGAAGCTTCTAAAATTTATATGTTTGCTGAAAATGTAAATGAGCTAAGCACAAATTTAGAAATATATTTTGAAATAATTTTTTCCGATAAAAAATCATCTCTTAATTCTTCTCTTTTGTTTGAGGGCTTGTATTTTACTTCAGCAAAAGATGGCGGATATTCTTTAAATAAACATTTTGCAAAATTACACAATAAAAGCATAGATGAAGCACCTGTTTCTGAGGAGCTTATGCAAAGACAAGGCTTTTTTATAGATAGGTTGTTTAAGTATCAAATTTTTAAGGACTTAAAACTTGCTACTTTCACTCCAAAAGAGCTTTTAAGACGCAATATACCACACTTCATATCACTTTTTATCGTAGTTTTTTTCTCTTTATCTTGGCTTGGCGCTATTTTGTTTAATCAAGATTCCATTAAAGATAGCATAGGAAATAATCCTCATTACTATAGAGAATTAGCCGACCTTTTTTCTTTAAAAGATATAGATAATTCTGTATTAATAGGACTTGGACATGAGGCTGATGGAGTGTATTATGGTGCAGAAGTTATGCCGCATGATTCACTTTTAAGTAGAGAGGGATTTTATCTAAGCTCTTTAAGAGATTCTGAAGCTAAATGGACTGCTCCTTTTGGCTTTAAATTTGCTAGTTTTTTGAAATTTAACTCATCTAATATAGCTTGGGAGAAAAGGTCTTTTTTATTTAATTCTGTATATAAAAAAATGGTTTTAATCCCTCTTGTTGAAACCTTAGAAAAACACTTTACAAGGAGTGCTTTAGAACCTTTTAGCCTCAAAAAAAGAGAGGCTTTAAAGGCTTTGCTTAATTTATCTAGTGCAAAATCTTGCGAGCAGTTCAAAGAAGCAGGTGCTATGCTTGCTTTTATCCTGCCAGAGTTAAATAAAGACATACTTTTATATATGTCTCCAAGCAATATGCACTTTTGTTTTGATGATGAAAAATTTACAGAATCTTTAATCTTATCTAGTTCTTATATAAACGGAGTTAGAGCGGGAGTGAATTCTATGATTAATGCTTGGCTTGATGGTTCTATATACCCAGATTCTTTTTATAAACAGGTTACAACTTTAATTTACTCTAGCTTAGAGCTTAACAATCTCATAAATGAGTTAAATTCTATGGATATATCAAATTTTAGTAAAAATAATCTACAAAGCAATGCTGATTATTTTACTTCTATTTATGAAAGAGAGAATTTGCATTCAAATTTGCTTAAGCAGTCTATAAATTTTATAGATTTAAAGCTTGAAAATACCGAATTTATAAGCAAAAATGCAAATATAGGAGGGAGATTTAATTTCTTATTTCTTGCATCTATATCTTATGAGGATTTTATGAAACTTCACAAAGAAGATTTTGACTTTTTAAGATCGTATGCAAAAAACTATTCAAGAGGCACAGAATATTCAATAAGCAATATATACCTAGAGGAAAGCAATAGAAATAGCTTAATGGTTGTTGATGAAAACTACTCATCTTTGCAAACATTTAATGTAGGCGTCATTGCTCCTATTTTTGAAAATACAGAACCCGATGAGCAAAAAGCAAAAACTCCTTTATATGTTGTAGTTAGTGAGTTGTTTGAGCTTGCTTATAATCCTGCTATAACAATAGTAGATGTTAACGATAACTTGCTACTTCTATTAGAAAACTATCAAGAAAAGGTAGTTAAAAATTTAGACAAGCTAAAAGAGTATGAAAAAAAATACGAAAACGACAAAATGCTCTCAGCTTTAATATCAAGACTAAAGATTATGCACTCTCAAACAGCACAGTACTCAGAGGCTAAATGGGCTGAAACCATGCTTAGCTCATACCCTAAGACTACTATTGAAATGATGGATTTAGTCGCTAAAGAGGATGATAATATAAGCATTTTTAATAAGTCTATTTATTTTGATTTAAATTATAAAAAAGAGTATAGTCCTAGAGTTGCGCAAAAATATATAAAAACCTTTTGGGAAATTACACACAAGATATTTAAAGATGATTTAAGTCTTGATTTTTCAAATGCTTTGGGTGATTTTAAAAGCATTTATGATGTGATGAATTCTTACTCTGTTGCTTTTATAAGATATTGGGCTTCTTATGCTGATTCTTTATCTCCGTCTTTTAAAGATTATAATGAATTTTATACTTTTATATCTAAGGCAAAGGCAAATGATATAAATGCCGAGCTTTATAACATCTACTCAAATACTTATAAAATTTTACAAGAAACAAAGTCAAATTCTCTGCCAAGACAGCTTTTGGTCGAAAGTGAAAATGCCTTAAGAAACTTAGAGGAGAAAATGGCAAAATTAAGCCCTAGTTTTTCTGAGCTTTGTGATTCTTTTATAAAAGCTTGGCTTAGTCTTTCTTCATCTGCTATAGAAGCAAATAAAATTTTTAGCATTATAGGCACAAAGGACTTTGCCTTAAAATATGCAGGTATTGGTAATAACATACCTTGGTGGTATAAGTTATTTAAAAGTGGTGAAAATTTAATGAGAAAGGATTCTTGGATACACGGTATGCAAGATGCAAAATCCCTGCAAGACAAATTTAAAAATTTTCCTATTTATAAAGACGGTGATGCTAATGCCTCTTTAAGCCCTAGTGAATTGATATCGCTTAGAGATACTTTGCTAAATATAGTAGGAGATAGTGATGAAAATCAAAGCATAAAGGCTCCATCATCTGTAAATTTAGTCTTTAAAAACGAGAAGCAAATTTCTAACTGGGCTAAAAATGCACTTTCTATCATAAATTCTATAAGTTTAAATGCTGTGCCTTTGGAATACAAGCTTTTTATTTTAGACAATGAAACTCAGGTCAAGCTAGCAAAATCCACAGCTTACAATGCGGCTCTTGCTAAATTTAGATTTATAGATTTAAATATCACAGATATTAATTTTAAAAGTCCTAGATTAAGTACAGCTGCTGCATCCAAAACTACTCAAATTTTACATTCAGGTAATTCTTTCTTGGGCTCTTTTATCTTTAATTTTTACGAATATTCAAATTCTTTAGAGGCACAAAGCTTTGTAAGAATTGATGGTAAATATTCTGTTTTATCTATGTATTTGGATGATATGTTAATTAAAGATGAAAACAACGATAGAGTGTTTTATGTTGCACTTAAAGTAAAGGATGACATAAACAATGAGTATATTTATTATATGGGGCTTGAATTTAATAGAAAAATTTTAGATAAAGATAAATGGCCTAATCAATACAACTGGCCTAGCTTTTACTAG
- a CDS encoding extracellular solute-binding protein → MKFAILFLVLFSFLGAKELNLYALDSYFSKEILDEFENESGIKVNLSTFKDNFEMYSKLRMTYDANYDLITPASYMILALRDRGLLRKLDKKRINNLDKIMINYTNQAFDLHQEYSIPLTARIMGLLYNKLALGDLNINSWSDLFDVKFKDKILLLNEPDKMLQISLMSLGYLRNTRDNDEIKKAYDNLLSILKSAKFINIDTKLPLKERVSVRYMKDIALATMWINEAFVMKKEDANLEFIFPKENGAIWIDYLAITSNAKNVDNAYKFINFILRPDISIKISQHSGFNSVLNFDFIKTSVRKKEYEDIVFLSSKEADPIELQVDIRKVIKTYVDLLTSLKLAFDKEMRRALIIF, encoded by the coding sequence ATGAAATTTGCGATTTTGTTTCTCGTGCTTTTTTCGTTCTTAGGGGCTAAGGAGTTAAATTTATATGCCTTGGATTCATATTTTTCTAAGGAAATTTTAGATGAATTTGAAAACGAAAGCGGTATAAAAGTAAATTTAAGCACCTTTAAAGATAATTTTGAGATGTATTCAAAGCTGAGAATGACATATGATGCAAATTATGATTTAATAACACCTGCAAGCTATATGATTTTAGCTCTTAGGGATAGAGGGCTTTTGCGAAAACTAGATAAAAAAAGGATAAATAATCTAGATAAGATTATGATAAATTATACAAATCAAGCTTTTGACCTTCACCAAGAATACTCTATCCCTTTAACAGCTAGGATTATGGGCTTACTTTATAACAAGCTTGCTTTAGGGGATTTAAATATAAATTCTTGGAGTGATTTGTTTGATGTAAAATTTAAAGATAAAATTCTTTTGTTAAATGAACCTGATAAGATGCTACAAATTTCTCTCATGTCTCTTGGATATCTAAGAAATACAAGAGATAACGATGAGATAAAAAAAGCTTATGATAATTTATTGTCTATTTTAAAGTCTGCTAAATTTATAAATATCGATACAAAACTTCCTCTAAAAGAAAGAGTTAGTGTTAGATATATGAAAGATATAGCCTTGGCTACCATGTGGATTAATGAAGCCTTTGTTATGAAAAAAGAAGATGCGAATTTAGAATTTATATTTCCTAAAGAAAATGGTGCTATATGGATTGATTATCTAGCTATCACAAGCAATGCTAAAAATGTAGATAATGCCTATAAATTTATAAATTTTATCCTAAGACCTGATATTTCTATAAAAATTTCACAACATAGCGGCTTTAATAGTGTTCTTAATTTTGATTTTATAAAGACAAGTGTTCGTAAAAAAGAGTATGAAGATATAGTTTTCCTAAGCAGCAAAGAAGCAGATCCTATCGAACTTCAAGTTGATATAAGAAAGGTTATAAAAACTTATGTAGATCTTTTAACCTCTCTTAAATTAGCATTTGATAAAGAGATGAGACGAGCTTTGATAATTTTTTAA
- the tpx gene encoding thiol peroxidase: protein MSSVTFKGNAVKLEGNTLNVGDDAPVVTLKAQDLSDIVVGEKGKTQVILTVPSLDTPVCATEAREFNKNAAGAAAEVIVVSQDLPFAMGRFCTTEGIENLRVASDFVSKELAQKYGVLIADSALKGLLARAVFVIKDGKIAYKEIVKEITEMPNVQALKEFMSSSCGCSCGCAVK, encoded by the coding sequence ATGAGTTCAGTAACTTTTAAGGGTAACGCTGTAAAGCTTGAGGGAAATACTTTAAATGTTGGAGATGACGCTCCTGTTGTTACTTTAAAGGCGCAAGATTTAAGCGATATAGTTGTAGGTGAAAAGGGCAAGACACAAGTTATCTTAACTGTTCCAAGCCTTGATACTCCTGTTTGCGCTACCGAGGCTAGAGAATTTAACAAAAATGCGGCTGGTGCAGCGGCTGAAGTGATAGTTGTAAGCCAAGATTTGCCATTTGCTATGGGAAGATTTTGCACAACTGAGGGAATTGAAAATTTAAGAGTTGCAAGCGATTTCGTTTCGAAAGAACTAGCTCAAAAATACGGCGTTTTAATAGCTGATAGTGCTTTAAAAGGCTTGTTGGCTAGAGCTGTTTTCGTTATAAAAGACGGCAAGATAGCTTATAAAGAGATAGTAAAAGAAATCACAGAAATGCCAAATGTGCAAGCTTTGAAAGAATTTATGAGTTCAAGCTGCGGTTGCAGTTGCGGTTGCGCTGTAAAATAA
- the rpoD gene encoding RNA polymerase sigma factor RpoD encodes MSPKTDKQLEECFITNAKNYITYEKLVKFMSKPPTLATAKKIDSLSKKYKVKLYSSAEIAKMKNIAEAKKEQEEKEKLQNMNFEQEFDLASENELLEWSRSDSPVRMYLREMGQISLLSKDEEIEISKKIELGEDIIIDAFCSVPYLIDFILDYKEPLINRERRVKELFKSFDDEEKDEDDYEEKDEDLDSEDLDENSNDMQGKRPKKQNDKKDDERALKVIEKFKALEKAKKEWLKTTQNFKEVESNELFNKLSIAFKKNILKEKLMDLGPTSKLISEIVKSMETALKSDSDFDKELKRLEYRLPMFSDELKNRHKDILKNITQLSKEEISEMALETTMVSTYMEIKKLFQTKEASKKSFDLEKEQLKEILEQIKRGKKISDEAKGRMAKSNLRLVVSIAKRYTNRGLPFLDLIQEGNIGLMKAVDKFEYKRGYKFSTYATWWIRQAISRAIADQARTIRIPIHMIETINQINKIIREYLQKNGKEPDVMTIANEVGLNVDKVKQVIKITKEPISLEAPIGNEDDGKFGDFVEDRSSLSPMDHILKNDLKEQIDEVLDQLNDREKAVIKMRFGLMDDESDRTLEEIGKELNVTRERVRQIESSAIKKLKHPKVGRKLKNYIEGWK; translated from the coding sequence ATGTCTCCTAAAACAGATAAACAACTAGAAGAATGCTTTATAACTAACGCTAAAAACTACATAACTTACGAAAAATTAGTTAAATTTATGTCAAAACCACCAACGCTAGCAACAGCTAAGAAAATTGATTCTCTTAGCAAAAAATACAAAGTAAAACTCTACTCATCAGCCGAAATAGCAAAGATGAAAAACATAGCAGAGGCAAAAAAAGAGCAAGAGGAAAAAGAAAAGCTGCAAAATATGAATTTCGAGCAGGAATTTGATTTGGCTAGCGAAAATGAATTGCTTGAATGGTCAAGGTCTGATTCGCCTGTTAGGATGTATCTAAGGGAAATGGGGCAAATTTCCTTGCTTAGCAAAGACGAGGAAATTGAAATTTCTAAAAAAATAGAGCTAGGCGAAGATATCATCATAGACGCTTTTTGCTCCGTGCCTTATCTCATAGACTTTATACTTGATTATAAAGAGCCTTTGATAAATAGAGAAAGAAGAGTTAAGGAGCTTTTTAAGAGCTTTGATGACGAGGAAAAAGATGAGGATGATTACGAGGAAAAAGATGAGGATTTAGATAGCGAGGATTTGGACGAAAATTCTAACGATATGCAAGGCAAAAGGCCTAAGAAACAAAATGACAAAAAAGACGATGAGAGGGCTTTAAAGGTTATAGAGAAATTTAAAGCGCTTGAAAAGGCTAAAAAAGAATGGCTTAAAACTACTCAAAATTTCAAGGAAGTAGAAAGTAACGAGCTTTTTAACAAGCTTAGCATAGCGTTTAAGAAAAATATACTAAAAGAAAAGCTCATGGACTTAGGGCCTACTTCTAAGCTAATTTCTGAGATAGTAAAGTCAATGGAAACTGCTTTAAAAAGTGATAGCGACTTTGACAAGGAACTTAAAAGGCTTGAATACCGCTTGCCTATGTTTTCTGACGAGCTTAAGAATAGACACAAAGACATACTTAAAAACATAACACAGTTAAGCAAGGAAGAAATCAGCGAAATGGCTTTAGAAACCACCATGGTGAGCACTTACATGGAGATTAAAAAGCTTTTTCAAACAAAGGAAGCCAGCAAAAAAAGCTTTGATTTGGAAAAAGAGCAGCTAAAAGAAATTTTGGAGCAGATTAAAAGAGGTAAGAAAATTTCGGATGAGGCTAAGGGCAGAATGGCCAAGTCAAATTTAAGGCTTGTAGTCAGCATAGCCAAAAGATATACAAATAGAGGCTTGCCGTTTTTAGACCTCATACAAGAGGGAAATATAGGGCTTATGAAAGCTGTGGATAAATTTGAGTATAAAAGAGGATACAAATTCTCAACCTACGCTACTTGGTGGATAAGACAAGCCATATCAAGAGCCATAGCCGACCAAGCAAGAACTATAAGAATTCCTATACATATGATAGAAACCATAAATCAAATCAACAAAATAATAAGAGAATATCTGCAAAAAAACGGCAAAGAGCCTGATGTAATGACCATAGCAAATGAAGTGGGTTTAAATGTAGATAAGGTAAAGCAAGTTATAAAGATAACTAAAGAACCAATCTCACTAGAAGCACCTATTGGCAATGAGGATGATGGTAAATTTGGGGACTTCGTAGAGGACAGAAGCTCGCTCTCGCCAATGGATCATATACTTAAAAATGATTTAAAAGAACAAATTGATGAAGTTTTAGACCAGCTAAATGACAGGGAAAAAGCTGTTATAAAAATGCGTTTTGGGCTAATGGATGATGAAAGCGATAGAACTCTTGAAGAAATCGGCAAGGAACTAAATGTAACAAGAGAAAGAGTTAGACAAATAGAAAGCTCAGCGATTAAAAAACTAAAACACCCTAAGGTTGGTAGAAAGCTTAAAAACTACATAGAGGGCTGGAAGTAA
- a CDS encoding flagellar hook-basal body protein encodes MQNGYYQAVGGMVTQLNRVDVISNNLANINTSGYKKEDVVIADFKRIFREVQDELPIENHTRDASRFVNTTIDRVPQVNHTYTDFSTGTLKATNNQLDFAMTREDTFYLVKTSNGEIRLSKDGNLQLDSDGFLVNKQGYRVLSSNYFNNPEDDGIQIEQGATFINADKDGNIEVDGANVARFFVAQVDDVRNLKKDGDNVYRIYDDDLTRIRDLEDSNSIRQGFSQGSNVNAVLEMTGLIEANRMVEMYQKVMTSHMDDLNQDAINKLASVNA; translated from the coding sequence ATGCAAAATGGATATTATCAAGCCGTTGGAGGAATGGTAACTCAGCTAAACCGAGTAGATGTTATTAGTAACAATCTAGCCAACATAAACACCAGCGGCTATAAAAAAGAAGATGTGGTAATAGCGGATTTTAAACGCATCTTTAGAGAGGTTCAGGACGAGCTTCCTATTGAAAATCATACAAGAGATGCTTCAAGATTTGTAAATACCACCATAGACAGAGTTCCGCAGGTAAATCATACCTATACAGACTTTAGCACAGGCACATTAAAAGCCACTAATAATCAGCTTGATTTTGCCATGACAAGAGAGGATACTTTTTATCTTGTTAAAACAAGCAATGGTGAGATAAGACTAAGCAAGGATGGGAATTTGCAGCTTGACTCTGATGGTTTTTTGGTAAATAAGCAAGGATACAGGGTTCTTAGCTCAAATTATTTTAATAATCCAGAAGATGACGGCATACAAATAGAACAGGGTGCAACTTTCATAAATGCCGATAAAGATGGCAATATAGAAGTAGATGGGGCAAATGTGGCTAGATTTTTTGTCGCTCAAGTTGATGATGTAAGAAATCTCAAAAAAGACGGCGACAATGTTTATAGAATTTATGATGATGATTTGACAAGAATTAGGGATTTAGAAGATTCAAATTCCATAAGACAGGGATTTTCTCAAGGTTCTAATGTCAATGCTGTTTTGGAAATGACAGGACTTATCGAGGCAAACCGTATGGTTGAAATGTATCAAAAGGTGATGACTTCGCACATGGATGATCTAAATCAAGACGCCATTAATAAATTAGCGTCTGTAAATGCGTAG